From one Melospiza melodia melodia isolate bMelMel2 chromosome 6, bMelMel2.pri, whole genome shotgun sequence genomic stretch:
- the JMJD7 gene encoding bifunctional peptidase and (3S)-lysyl hydroxylase JMJD7 isoform X1 — translation MWWFRGQGEAERPPQDERETRENELGCPESVPYLDRPPSPLEFYREWVSPNKPCVIRNAISHWPALKKWTSAYLREVVGPKVVSVAVTPNGYADAVFQDRFVMPEERQMPFMDFLDIVEKKVTSPNVFYVQKQCSNLTEEFPELVCDVQPDIPWMSEALGKKPDAVNFWLGESAAVTSLHKDHYENLYCVVSGEKYFLLHPPSDRPFIPYELYQPATYHVSEDGSFEIVDETTAEKVPWIPLDPLNPDLELYPEYAQAKPLKCTVKAGEMLYLPSLWFHHVQQSHGCIAVNYWYDMEYDIKYSYYQLLDCLTKAVKML, via the exons ATGTGGTGGTTCCGAGGTCAAGGTGAAGCAGAAAGGCCCCCGCAAGATGAGAGAGAAACTCGAGAAAACG agctgggctgcccgGAGTCCGTGCCCTATCTTGATAGGCCTCCGTCCCCGCTGGAGTTCTATCGAGAGTGGGTGAGTCCGAATAAACCCTGCGTAATCCGCAACGCCATCAGCCACTGGCCGGCTCTGAAGAAATGGACCTCAGCGTACCTCAG ggaggtGGTAGGTCCCAAGGTGGTGAGTGTGGCAGTGACACCAAATGGTTATGCAGATGCAGTGTTTCAGGACCGTTTTGTTATGCCAGAGGAGCGCCAAATGCCTTTCATGGACTTTTTGGACATTGTGGAGAAGAAAGTGACCTCTCCCAACGTATTCTATGTGCAGAAGCAGTGTTCAAACCTCACTGAGGAGTTCCCTGAACTTGTCTGTGATGTGCAGCCTGACATACCATGGATGAGTGAAGCACTGG GGAAGAAGCCTGATGCTGTAAATTTCTGGCTTGGGGAGTCAGCTGCTGTGACATCTT TACATAAAGATCATTATGAGAACTTGTACTGTGTAGTATCTGGagagaaatattttctgctgcatccacCAAGTGACCGTCCCTTCATCCCATATG AGCTCTATCAGCCAGCAACCTACCATGTATCAGAAGATGGTTCATTTGAAATTGTGGATGAGACTACTGCAGAGAAG GTGCCCTGGATCCCTCTGGACCCCTTGAACCCTGATCTGGAACTGTATCCAGAGTATGCTCAGGCAAAGCCTTTGAAGTGTACAGTGAAAGCTGGTGAGATGTTATATCTACCTTCTCTCTGGTTCCATCATGTTCAGCAATCACATGGCTGTATTGCAG TGAATTATTGGTATGACATGGAATATGACATTAAGTACAGCTATTATCAACTACTAGATTGTCTCACAAAAGCTGTGAAAATGCTATAG
- the JMJD7 gene encoding bifunctional peptidase and (3S)-lysyl hydroxylase JMJD7 isoform X2 yields MAEGAALRAVRGCLAAFPREARELGCPESVPYLDRPPSPLEFYREWVSPNKPCVIRNAISHWPALKKWTSAYLREVVGPKVVSVAVTPNGYADAVFQDRFVMPEERQMPFMDFLDIVEKKVTSPNVFYVQKQCSNLTEEFPELVCDVQPDIPWMSEALGKKPDAVNFWLGESAAVTSLHKDHYENLYCVVSGEKYFLLHPPSDRPFIPYELYQPATYHVSEDGSFEIVDETTAEKVPWIPLDPLNPDLELYPEYAQAKPLKCTVKAGEMLYLPSLWFHHVQQSHGCIAVNYWYDMEYDIKYSYYQLLDCLTKAVKML; encoded by the exons ATGGCGGAGGGCGCGGCGCTGCGGGCCGTGAGGGGCTGCCTGGCCGCCTTCCCGCGGGAGGCCCGCG agctgggctgcccgGAGTCCGTGCCCTATCTTGATAGGCCTCCGTCCCCGCTGGAGTTCTATCGAGAGTGGGTGAGTCCGAATAAACCCTGCGTAATCCGCAACGCCATCAGCCACTGGCCGGCTCTGAAGAAATGGACCTCAGCGTACCTCAG ggaggtGGTAGGTCCCAAGGTGGTGAGTGTGGCAGTGACACCAAATGGTTATGCAGATGCAGTGTTTCAGGACCGTTTTGTTATGCCAGAGGAGCGCCAAATGCCTTTCATGGACTTTTTGGACATTGTGGAGAAGAAAGTGACCTCTCCCAACGTATTCTATGTGCAGAAGCAGTGTTCAAACCTCACTGAGGAGTTCCCTGAACTTGTCTGTGATGTGCAGCCTGACATACCATGGATGAGTGAAGCACTGG GGAAGAAGCCTGATGCTGTAAATTTCTGGCTTGGGGAGTCAGCTGCTGTGACATCTT TACATAAAGATCATTATGAGAACTTGTACTGTGTAGTATCTGGagagaaatattttctgctgcatccacCAAGTGACCGTCCCTTCATCCCATATG AGCTCTATCAGCCAGCAACCTACCATGTATCAGAAGATGGTTCATTTGAAATTGTGGATGAGACTACTGCAGAGAAG GTGCCCTGGATCCCTCTGGACCCCTTGAACCCTGATCTGGAACTGTATCCAGAGTATGCTCAGGCAAAGCCTTTGAAGTGTACAGTGAAAGCTGGTGAGATGTTATATCTACCTTCTCTCTGGTTCCATCATGTTCAGCAATCACATGGCTGTATTGCAG TGAATTATTGGTATGACATGGAATATGACATTAAGTACAGCTATTATCAACTACTAGATTGTCTCACAAAAGCTGTGAAAATGCTATAG